In the genome of Siniperca chuatsi isolate FFG_IHB_CAS linkage group LG17, ASM2008510v1, whole genome shotgun sequence, one region contains:
- the LOC122864999 gene encoding probable ATP-dependent RNA helicase ddx6 has translation MATARTETVGPVVMGLNKQNGQLRGQTKPASVLPAPTNQGKALGAPQIASGASQDGGGIKFGDDWKKSLKLPPKDTRVKTSDVTSTKGNEFEDYCLKRELLMGIFEMGWEKPSPIQEESIPIALSGRDILARAKNGTGKSGAYLIPLLERIDLKKDHIQALVMVPTRELALQVSQISIQISKHLGGVKVMATTGGTNLRDDIMRLDETVHVVIATPGRILDLIKKGVAKVDRVQMMVMDEADKLLSQDFVVLIEDIISFLAKNRQILLYSATFPISVQKFMAKHLQKPYEINLMEELTLKGITQYYAYVTERQKVHCLNTLFSRLQINQSIIFCNSTQRVELLAKKITQLGYSCFYIHAKMMQEYRNRVFHDFRNGLCRNLVCTDLFTRGIDIQAVNVVINFDFPKNAETYLHRIGRSGRFGHLGLAINLITSEDRFNLKAIEDQLVTDIKPIPGSIDKSLYVAEFHSSGADCDVEEVEEKPGRQQDST, from the exons ATGGCAACCGCCAGAACCGAAACCGTTGGCCCAGTCGTCATGGGACTGAACAAGCAGAATGGGCAGCTCAGAGGACAGACCAAACCAGCTTCAGTCCTGCCAGCACCCACAAATCAAGGAAAGGCTTTGGGTGCACCCCAGATAGCAAGCGGTGCCTCTCAGGACGGAGGAGGCATCAAGTTTGGAGATGACTGGAAAAAGAGCCTAAAGCTCCCTCCCAAAGACACCAGGGTCAAAACCTCA GATGTGACGTCCACTAAGGGGAATGAATTTGAAGATTACTGTCTGAAAAGAGAACTCCTGATGGGAATCTTTGAGATGGGTTGGGAGAAACCTTCCCCTATCCAG GAGGAGAGCATTCCCATCGCCCTGTCTGGACGGGATATTCTGGCTCGGGCTAAGAATGGAACAGGGAAAAGTGGAGCCTATCTCATCCCACTGCTAGAGAGAATAGACCTGAAAAAGGACCACATACAGG CACTTGTCATGGTGCCCACCCGTGAGCTGGCACTGCAGGTGAGCCAGATCTCCATCCAGATCAGTAAACACCTGGGAGGAGTCAAAGTCATGGCCACCACCGGGGGCACCAACCTGCGAGATGACATCATGCGCCTGGATGAGACCG TGCATGTGGTCATCGCCACGCCCGGTAGGATCCTGGACTTGATAAAGAAGGGAGTGGCAAAGGTGGATAGAGTCCAGATGATGGTGATGGATGAG GCGGATAAGCTGCTGTCTCAGGATTTTGTGGTGCTCATCGAGGATATCATCAGCTTCCTGGCCAAGAACAGGCAGATTCTGCTCTACTCTGCAACCTTCCCCATCAGCGTGCAGAAGTTCATG GCCAAGCACCTTCAGAAACCCTATGAGATTAACCTGATGGAGGAACTGACTCTGAAGGGCATTACTCAGTACTACGCCTACgtcacagagaggcagaaagtcCACTGCCTCAACACACTATTCTCCAGG CTTCAGATCAACCAGTCAATTATCTTCTGTAACTCCACTCAGAGGGTGGAGCTCTTGGCCAAGAAGATCACTCAGCTGGGTTACTCCTGCTTCTACATCCATGCCAAGATGATGCAG GAATATAGAAACCGTGTGTTCCACGACTTCAGAAATGGACTGTGCAGAAACCTGGTTTGCACTG ATCTCTTCACTAGAGGTATTGACATCCAGGCTGTCAACGTCGTCATCAACTTCGACTTCCCGAAGAATGCTGAGACTTACCTCCATCGTATTGGAAGATCAG GGAGGTTTGGTCACCTGGGCTTGGCAATCAACCTTATCACATCAGAGGACCGATTCAACCTGAAGGCCATCGAAGACCAGCTGGTGACCGACATCAAGCCCATTCCTGGCAGCATCGACAAGAGCCTCTATGTGGCTGAGTTCCACTCGTCCGGCGCCGACTGTGATGTGGAGGAGGTTGAGGAGAAACCAGGACGCCAACAGGACAGCACCTAA
- the tomm40l gene encoding mitochondrial import receptor subunit TOM40B, with amino-acid sequence MGSVLAASSPNPPPPASGGAAVPGLTVPPGFGMPPVSSVIPPTEAASGQQQEAENSLPNPGAFDECHRKCKEVFPMQMEGVRLVVNKGLSNHFQVNHTVLLSTMGESTYRFGATYVGSKLTGPAEFFPVMVGDMDNSGSLNAQIIHQISNRVRSKLAFQTQQQKFVNWQGDAEVRGEDFTATITLGNPDVLVGSGIVVTHYLQSITAALALGGELVYHRRPGEEGTVMSLVGRYTGSNYIATLTLGSAGAHASYYHKANEQLQVGVEFEASTRTQDTSVSFGYQLDVPKANLLFKGSLDSNWVVGATLEKKLLPLPLSLVLCTFLNHRKNKFQCGFGVTIG; translated from the exons ATGGGCAGTGTTTTGGCTGCCAGCTCCCCCAACCCTCCACCACCAGCTTCTGGTGGTGCTGCCGTCCCCGGGTTGACGGTGCCGCCAGGCTTTGGGATGCCTCCAGTTTCCTCAGTTATACCCCCCACTGAGGCAGCCTCAGGACAGCAGCAAGAGGCAGAAAACTCTTTGCCTAACCCAGGTGCATTTGATGAGTGTCATCGCAAGTGCAAAG AGGTTTTCCCTATGCAGATGGAAGGTGTCAGGCTAGTTGTCAACAAGGGCCTTAGCAACCACTTCCAG GTGAATCACACTGTGCTGCTGAGCACCATGGGAGAGTCCACCTACAGGTTTGGTGCTACATACGTTGGATCAAAGCTGACAGGTCCAGCAGAG TTTTTTCCAGTCATGGTGGGAGACATGGACAACAGTGGCAGCCTTAACGCCCAGATCATCCACCAGATCAGCAACAGAGTACGATCCAAATTGGCCTTCCAG ACACAACAACAGAAGTTTGTGAACTGGCAAGGCGATGCTGAGGTCAGGGGAGAAGATTTTACTGCAACGATCACACTTGGGAACCCAGATGTCCTTGTCGGCTCTG GTATTGTTGTAACACACTACCTCCAGTCCATAACGGCGGCTCTGGCTCTGGGAGGGGAGCTGGTTTACCACCGCAGGCCGGGAGAGGAAGGCACAGTGATGTCGTTAGTTGGCAGATACACAG GCAGTAATTACATCGCCACATTGACACTCGGCTCAGCGGGGGCTCATGCTTCATACTATCACAAAGCCAACGAGCAG TTGCAGGTCGGTGTGGAGTTTGAAGCGAGCACCCGCACACAAGACACCAGTGTGTCATTCGGCTACCAGCTAGATGTGCCTAAAGCCAATTTACTGTTTAAAG GTTCACTAGACAGTAACTGGGTCGTTGGTGCAACGTTAGAAAAGAAGTTGCTCCCGCTGCCACTGTCTCTGGTCCTCTGCACCTTCCTCAACCACCGCAAGAACAAGTTCCAGTGCGGTTTTGGCGTCACTATCGGTTAG
- the LOC122865001 gene encoding apolipoprotein A-IV-like, with the protein MKVLVVLALAVFSVCNANILWQAPPKSNLDMVKDAFWDYVAKATLTAEDSLQQIRQSELGQEVNARISQSADTVNHYVVALQTQVAPLTQDFMTKFSQQAEQLKARLEKDLTAVSTNLQPYAEEMVAHLQRQVEELKKEAAPYAESMDPEALKAILLQKSQELKGQLEKSVNQLQAQMVPYTEEMKEKMEQSLEEFQRSMIPLAQSFETQLTQKTQEIQQNLAPYGEELRAKLDASAQDLQAQLAALWESFTKKTQ; encoded by the exons ATGAAGGTACTTGTGGTTCTCGCACTGGCCGTTTTCTCTG TTTGCAATGCCAACATCCTGTGGCAGGCGCCTCCCAAGAGCAATCTGGACATGGTGAAAGATGCTTTTTGGGACTACGTTGCTAAAGCGACACTCACTGCTGAGGACTCCCTGCAGCAGATCAGACAGTCCGAGCTGGGACAGGAAGTGAA tgCCAGGATCTCTCAGAGCGCTGACACAGTGAATCACTACGTGGTTGCTCTGCAAACCCAGGTGGCTCCTCTGACTCAGGACTTCATGACTAAGTTTTCCCAGCAGGCCGAGCAGCTGAAGGCTCGTCTGGAGAAGGATCTGACCGCCGTGAGCACTAACCTGCAGCCCTACGCTGAGGAGATGGTGGCGCACCTCCAGAGGCaggtggaggagctgaagaaggagGCGGCCCCCTACGCTGAGTCCATGGATCCCGAGGCCCTGAAGGCCATCCTGCTGCAGAAGAGCCAGGAGCTGAAGGGGCAGCTGGAAAAGAGTGTGAACCAGCTGCAGGCCCAGATGGTCCCCTACACCgaggagatgaaggagaagatggagcAGAGCCTGGAGGAGTTTCAGAGGAGCATGATCCCCCTGGCCCAGAGCTTTGAGACCCAGCTGACCCAGAAAACCCAGGAGATCCAGCAGAACCTGGCTCCATACGGAGAGGAGCTGAGGGCCAAGCTGGATGCCAGCGCTCAGGACCTGCAAGCTCAGCTGGCTGCTCTGTGGGAGTCCTTCACTAAGAAGACCCAGTAA
- the LOC122865006 gene encoding apolipoprotein A-IV-like isoform X1: MKVLVVLALAVFTAGCNANIVWQSQPKQQVDMVKDAFWDYVAKATMTAEDSLKQIRQSQLGKEVNTLISESTDAVNKLTNAFRAQVAPLTQDFMTKFSQQAEQLKARLEKDLTTVRTNLQPYAEAMVADLQRQVEELKKEAAPYAESMDPEALKALLLQKSQELKGQLDKSVNQLQAQMVPYTEEMKEKMEQSLEEFQRSMIPLAQSFETQLTQKTQEIQQNLAPYGEELRAKLDASAQDLQAQLAALWESFTKLTQ, from the exons ATGAAGGTCCTCGTGGTGCTCGCCCTCGCTGTTTTCACTG CAGGTTGCAATGCCAACATTGTGTGGCAAAGCCAGCCCAAGCAGCAGGTCGACATGGTGAAAGATGCTTTCTGGGACTACGTTGCCAAGGCAACCATGACCGCCGAGGACTCCCTGAAGCAGATCAGACAGTCCCAGCTGGGCAAGGAAGTGAA caCCCTCATCTCTGAGAGCACCGACGCCGTCAACAAGCTCACCAATGCTTTCCGTGCTCAGGTGGCTCCTCTGACTCAGGACTTCATGACTAAGTTTTCCCAGCAGGCCGAGCAGCTGAAGGCTCGTCTGGAGAAGGATCTGACCACCGTGAGAACTAACCTGCAGCCCTACGCCGAGGCAATGGTAGCTGACCTCCAGAGGCaggtggaggagctgaagaaggagGCGGCCCCCTACGCTGAGTCCATGGATCCCGAGGCCCTGAAGGCCCTCCTGCTGCAGAAGAGCCAGGAGCTGAAGGGGCAGCTGGATAAGAGTGTGAACCAGCTGCAGGCCCAGATGGTCCCCTACACCgaggagatgaaggagaagatggagcAGAGCCTGGAGGAGTTTCAGAGGAGCATGATCCCCCTGGCCCAGAGCTTTGAGACCCAGCTGACCCAGAAAACCCAGGAGATCCAGCAGAACCTGGCTCCATACGGAGAGGAGCTGAGGGCCAAGCTGGACGCCAGCGCTCAGGACCTGCAAGCTCAGCTGGCTGCTCTGTGGGAGTCCTTCACTAAGTTGACTCAATAA
- the LOC122865006 gene encoding apolipoprotein A-IV-like isoform X2, with translation MKVLVVLALAVFTGCNANIVWQSQPKQQVDMVKDAFWDYVAKATMTAEDSLKQIRQSQLGKEVNTLISESTDAVNKLTNAFRAQVAPLTQDFMTKFSQQAEQLKARLEKDLTTVRTNLQPYAEAMVADLQRQVEELKKEAAPYAESMDPEALKALLLQKSQELKGQLDKSVNQLQAQMVPYTEEMKEKMEQSLEEFQRSMIPLAQSFETQLTQKTQEIQQNLAPYGEELRAKLDASAQDLQAQLAALWESFTKLTQ, from the exons ATGAAGGTCCTCGTGGTGCTCGCCCTCGCTGTTTTCACTG GTTGCAATGCCAACATTGTGTGGCAAAGCCAGCCCAAGCAGCAGGTCGACATGGTGAAAGATGCTTTCTGGGACTACGTTGCCAAGGCAACCATGACCGCCGAGGACTCCCTGAAGCAGATCAGACAGTCCCAGCTGGGCAAGGAAGTGAA caCCCTCATCTCTGAGAGCACCGACGCCGTCAACAAGCTCACCAATGCTTTCCGTGCTCAGGTGGCTCCTCTGACTCAGGACTTCATGACTAAGTTTTCCCAGCAGGCCGAGCAGCTGAAGGCTCGTCTGGAGAAGGATCTGACCACCGTGAGAACTAACCTGCAGCCCTACGCCGAGGCAATGGTAGCTGACCTCCAGAGGCaggtggaggagctgaagaaggagGCGGCCCCCTACGCTGAGTCCATGGATCCCGAGGCCCTGAAGGCCCTCCTGCTGCAGAAGAGCCAGGAGCTGAAGGGGCAGCTGGATAAGAGTGTGAACCAGCTGCAGGCCCAGATGGTCCCCTACACCgaggagatgaaggagaagatggagcAGAGCCTGGAGGAGTTTCAGAGGAGCATGATCCCCCTGGCCCAGAGCTTTGAGACCCAGCTGACCCAGAAAACCCAGGAGATCCAGCAGAACCTGGCTCCATACGGAGAGGAGCTGAGGGCCAAGCTGGACGCCAGCGCTCAGGACCTGCAAGCTCAGCTGGCTGCTCTGTGGGAGTCCTTCACTAAGTTGACTCAATAA